The Hippoglossus stenolepis isolate QCI-W04-F060 chromosome 3, HSTE1.2, whole genome shotgun sequence genomic sequence AGTGCCAGTGGCGTGAGGCTGTAGTGGCTATGGGGGTCGGGCCGGGCTCCGGCGTCCAGCAGCAGGGTCACGAGCGGAGCTTTGCCCAGACGTGAGGCCTCGTGGAGGGGTCGGCGTCCGTGGCAGCCCTCCTGGTTCACCACGGAGCCgtgctggagcagcagcttcaccagGTCTGGACGGTCTGAACGAATGGCTGCACAGGGACAGAGTCAGACACATGATATCTGACACTGTTCATGTGAATGTCTGGGACATTTAtgagctgctctgctgtttgtttgctgaGAATACTACaaacaaattaatgtttttgtgatgtttacaagacaataaaataagGTTTTGTTGAAATAGTTTATGATGCTGGAGAATCAGGAAGCATGAAACTTTCGGAAAcctcttcctcaaacacaagCTCAGGTTTTGAGGAGGTGAGCTGCCGGTGGTCGTACCTACAAACAGCGCTGAGTCCTCCTCGAGGCCCTGACTGTCCGGCTGGGATccatgtttgaggaggaaggagacgtTTTCTATCAGACCTTGTTCTACGGCCAGGAAGAGAGGAGTCTGACCACGAAAAGTCCGACGCTCCACAGACTCTGGACCTGAAGCtggaaaggtcaaaggtcacagaggcCTAACAAACATGATATTTCAACTCTGCCATCAGGAAACATCCTctaattttgaccagttgttaCTGGGACTACAAAGTtgactgattagattttagtgATCTGGAAGAGAATCCACACAGACTGAAGTTGCCGTGTTTGACGGAGGCCTCCACCTGCAGGGTGGAGCAGATTCAAACCTCTGAACGTGAGCTCCAGGATGGTTTGGttgctctgagctgctgcttcgtGAAGAGGAATCCAGCCTCTGTCGTCCGTCTGGAGAAACCGATCCTTCTGTTGGACGCTCAGATCCTTCAACAGCTTCTCGTCACCTGGACACAGACGATAACTTACAGCTTCGCTCCAGACGTGTTCACAGTCAAATTGAATTACTCTGATATTCAGATGTTTCACTGCACTGGAGGCTTCTAGTTTTCACAGGTTAAACTTTAGTCTCTCAGTTTTACTTTGACTCCTTAAGTGGAAAGAGAAATTTCACGGATGATGATAGAAAGAAAAGTATTTGAGTCTAATATTCCTGCTTGACCTCATTAGTATAAAgtagaaatgtattaataaGTTAAGTACGTAAGAAAAGGCCAAATATTCATGTGATTTTCTGctcttctgtgttttatctCATTATAATTTGAATATCAGATGAAAGAAGAAAGTCGGAGATGCTCCCTTGGGCCTTGGGAAATTATCATGGGTATTTTTGTTTACGTAGGAAAAGAAACCACAGATTaatcaatgataaaaaaaaagttcttctAAGACCTTGGTCTCAATATCTTTCTTGTGTTTTAGAAGGAACATGATAGTTTCTGATTTGTTCTGATTATGTGGGACGATTACGTTGCCTCCAGGCGGAGCCAAATTCAGAGATTTTCTTTCCTGACCCGtgaagactttaaaaaaataatgaatacagAAATTgtataaactggatattaaGAGACGTCAATGAACTATGAAGAGACAACTGGAAAAGACAAGGTGTGAAAAGTGCtgattgttgtttattttatattcattttatattttatttcctgtatttcaGTATGTTAAGCAAAGTGTTAATCtgccttttttatgttttttagagctgcagctgttgttgGGCCCGGGTCACCGGAGCGGCCGGTCCAGTGGGAGTTCACCTGTTCATTTCTGGTTATTATCATTGGTGGTTTGCTGTGGCACTGGTAGTAGTTCTGGTGTTTTCTGTTGGGAAAGGGGtttaacatgtgtattgtttttgttacttCCAGTGCACCAGCCTGCTGACTGGTGGCCACACCAGTGCACCAGCCTGCTGACTGGTGGCCACACCAGTGCACCAGCCTGCTGACTGGGCCAGTGCCCCCTGCTGACTGTGGCCACACCACTGCAGCAAGACGCATCAACTTTGAATTGACTTTTTAATTGACTGTTCGGGCACTTTGAACCACACTCATCATTGAACTTCACCTGTACTTGTATTTAAGACCCGGAGTTAGACAGGAGTCGCACAtggaaagatgaaaaacaaaatacctGAAAGTTTAATAACTTctttaataataaatcacaacagAAGGCTtcatcctgctgtgttctcccccccccctcaccttgTCTTATAGCAGAGAAGAGTGAGCTGCTTCCTGCAGAGTCACATCCAGACCTGTgaggggaaagaggaaagatctaacaaaattatattaaacaataaaaatagtgaaaaaaaGGCAATCCCAAACTTATATTTCCTTTTTACCTCCAAACatgaattttattatttaccacCAATCAGTTGATAAAATGAATTACAACttattttatatctttaattATAGGAAAAGAAATAGacgattttcaaaataaaatgaagctgtgaaacaaacaagagtaaaataaatgatttgataaaTTAATCAGTGAATTTATCCACTGATTGTTGATCACgtaaaaacaaactgatggGAGATTGAGTAAAAAGTATAGAGTTCCTATTTCTTTTTACAAACAATtttaattatcatttattaatgtgtttaGTTTCCTCaattttagatttaatttgtaatttgtgGACCTCCTACAGTAGTTTTCTTTATGAGAAACAATATTTAGAGACTGAAAAGAGAATTTGGGGAaaacttaaatatattattatgaataCTATCAATTGTGTTAATAACACTTTGAGCAAActtaatttatttgtgtgtgaccAATTGAACTAATGTCTTTTCTCAGTGTAGTTAAAGAACATAagctttaataaaaaataacctgagtgttgatgatgatgatctgtGATGACGACAGTGAAGGAACGAGCAGAACTTTGATCATgttggatttatttattaaaagaaCCTGAGCAGctggttttattctgtgttctgCTCCACTGACCTCCTGTCGTCTCgtgttgtttctttctgtttgttgctCTCCAGCAGACTCTGCTCTATCATGTACTGAGTCGCAGCAtcgtcatcctcctcttcctcctcctctaagCCGAGTCGCTGATACTCCATGTTGTCCACAGGAAGGGTCCTGACCCTGTTCAAAGAGGAGGGGAAatctgtatttctttatttcactaACCCTAAAGCAGATGATTCTGCTGTGCATCGTGGACACTACATGGCCAAAGGTATGTGGACACCAGAACAGGAAAGGCCAAGTTCCAAAACCATGTGCAtcagtctgctgctgtaactccTGAGGTTTCAAACTTTCCTCCAGGACAGAAAAATATGCTCAACGCACAATTTACAAACACTAAAAACTACTCAGTAAAATCAGCTGGACCCACGAGGCAGTTCATCTCATCTTGTGCAGACAGATGtcacttgattttttttgttttaccttgTGGTTTCCAGTTGTTATGTTGGTTCCTTCTGCTCAGTTGTGGAGTCGCTGCAGATTAAAGGAGGatctgttgttgttgaggaGATGGAAGGTTTCCTGTGACGTCGGACTGAAACCAGAGCTGTTCGTCTTTAGGTTACATCAACAAATCCATGTTCCTCACAGGGTTTGTCAGATTTCCCCACTGGACTCACTCATCTGTCTTGGTAAACATTAAAGTGTGGTAATAATCCTTCAGAGAAAAAGGTGCAGGTTCATGTGAGTCTCAGACATCTTCTGGTTTACCTACTTGGCTGCAGGACTCGGGGGGGTGAAACAGGGGAGAGGACACTTGTTGCTATATTTACTCTGCAGCTAAGTTTATGCAGTGAACTGATCAACAGACAGTGGGTGTGACTTTTATTAGCGTGTTGCCGTCTTCTTGTTGTGCCTAATACCTTGAAGCACTTAGTTCAACCaggttgttttaaatgtgctacaTAAAGAAAATTAACATTGACTTTGCAGGACACTGTTTGTAGTTCATAATTTTAAAATTCATTATTAACAGGTGACTACACATGGCAGCGTCATTATTTATACAACACATTGgacgtctgtgtgtttgtggcagaATAGTTTATAAAGGATTCACAGCAGGTGAAAACATGATCAGGAATAATAAATGTCTTGGGAAAAGGACGTCAACCTGCCTGAACATTTAGATCAAATTGTTTTATCAATCtgcatttattcaaattaatcaACCCAAGTGACTCAGTAAACATGACTTTTATGGCCCCggaaagaaggggggggggggcgagacGCCACTCaggacaggaaaacacagaatgacCCAATTATGAATAAGTTGTTTTACTCAATGGATATTTGCATGTTAATGAGCAACAACCCTCATTTTATCGTGGTATCGCTCAGTTGTCTTATGTTAAACAATCTGGCTGCTGTGACTCCTGCACAACCAGATGTAGCAAACTTTCTTGTGTCTGATGCCCCAGACATGTTTCAGTTTAACAAGACTAACATTCAGTTTACATGAATTATCTGTTGGAAGTCCGAGTCACATGTTGAAATGTCCCTGTAAAGACACTTAACCCCAGGTGGTCAGCAAACTGCCCAGTACCcattagtgtgtgtgaatggatgaactGAGATTATACAACCTTTTGGATTCAAGTGCTATTTAGATGCTGttcattgaaaataaaagaatcttaaaggatttaaaaaggaaCAAGCAACCTAAACATCCTGCTTTTGGAAAAGTCCTGAATGACCGTAAAGGGAAAATATTCATGAAACAAGTGCACgtgacaatgaaaacatgaaaccagATTGTAATTGaaaacgtttttattttattttctgcatcaaCTGTTTATGACCTGGGTCTCTCCTTCTTGCCTTTGTAGAGAGCCAGCAGGGAGACGTTGGCAACCTTGACCACCTTGAAACGGACTCCGGGAATATCACCCACAGCGTGACCTTTACGGCCAAATCCTGCCACCAGAACCTCATCGTTCTCCTGCAGGACGGGAGGCAGAGACAAAGACGTGGTTAGAAGAGACAGGTGGTTAGAGGAAGACAAAAGACAGGACTGAGAGACAATGTCAAACAACCCAAAGTGACTTGTACAGTTAAAAGCTAAGTTTCAAATTAGGACCAATGAGACACTGTCACATTTAGACCGCTACATAGAACAGATTCAGTCCAATAAGTCATGTGTACGTATAGATTCTGGAAAAACGACAGAATAAATTAGCTGAAGCTTCGAGACCAAGATGTGATGACACCAGGCTGCAAGCTGTACAATTTAAATCATTTACCAGGCACTGAATTAAAGTTGTATCACACTTAGTTTGACTTTATTCTAGCTTAATGTTCCTAAAGGATTTTCGCATCAACGGCGTTTTACCTCAATGAAGTTGAGGCAACCGTCGTTGGGGACGAAGGCGGTGATCTTCTTTCCGTTCTTGATGAGCTGCACCCTCACACATTTCCTGATGGCAGAGTTGGGCTGCTTAGCCTCTactcctctgcagagaaaacacaaaacactcatCAAACTTATATCCTTTCATTCGATGACTAAAACTTGCATCTGGCCTCGTCAACAGTGATATCAAATGCACCAGAGTCCCAAGACCCAAAAAAACAGGACTCCAATCTTCTTCGGACTTAAAATGATTTCACCCCCAGTGGTCTCCAGTTCAGGAGGACGTGTGGTACTCACACTTTCTCAAGTACGATGCCTTTGGCGTGAGAGGCTCCTCCGAAGGGGTTAGCCTTCAGGGCTGTGCCCAGATGGGCCTTCTTGTACTGTTTATCGTGCCATTTCTGCTCACGACGGTGGTTACGGAGCTTCCTGGCAGTACGCAGACCACGACACTTTCCTGAGGacacaaagagcagcagcaatTAATACCAAAGCAGAAGGACGAAGAATACAGACTCAGTAGGATGCAAAGATCTGGAAAAGTCTCGAAGTGTCTTAACCGTCAGGGATAGAAGCCGTCCAAGACTAAACAGGCACAACCAGAGAGACAAACTGGATGACACTGAAGTGACACCCTGTCAAAGTTAAATATCTTCCGGGTGTGACTTGACTACATCTTTACAGCCCAATTAACGAACTGCATCTTCTAACGTGTCGGTGTCATGAACAGAAAACCACTCATAGTACTGAAAACGTGATCAGTGGCTGTTTCCTGGTGAGAGATGATTACGTGACAGAGGAAACACTCAAATcaccaggaccctgaaactgaatcCAGCTTCCTTCCACCTCTTCATCACAACCACTACAGAAGGTTTGAGAAGATGAAGATTGGGTTTTTAAAACAGTAATTGttctggatgtgtaaataaacagttaACCCCCTTAAAGACCAGCAGCTCCTATCAACCTGTGCTGAGGTGAACGAAGCTAACCCATGCTAACGTGAAGCTAACGTGAAGCTAACGAAGCTCCTTCTCGATCTGACGCGAGAGAATAGGACAGCGGGGGTTAAcgcatttatttaattaatcacTTTGATATTAAGCGGCAGCAGCTTTAAAGAAGAGTAGGACAGGACTGAATGCTAAGCTAGCCGTGCTAACTGGCCGCCCCGGGTCTCGGACGGGTTATGGCCGCTCCACGTTGCGGCGGAAAGCGAATGTTTAACGGGGAGATTTCTGAGCTACCGGAGGATTTTAACCGACATTAAAACATCGAGGCTTGTGCGTAAGAATCTCGTAAACAGCACCGGTGCGAAAAATCGGTGAAATCTGCGCAATAACTCGACATATTTGCTGAAGTTTGACGCTCACCCATGTTTTCACAAGCGAGCCTGGGACCGAAAGGAAGGACCCAGGGTGCACCGCGCTAAAAGTCGAGTTCTGAGGACCCCGGCCGGGCGTGGCCACTCAATGTGCCTGACCAAAATGATCACTTCTTTAGGTGCGCTtctgatttctcttttttttttaaatttgttatatacttattatttttgtcattatttttgtcattattttgttattaaattttcctttttattcagacaaaaacaacttaataTACAGAGAACACGAATAAATGTTATAAAGGTTAATCCAAACTTTCatttaatgggttttttttatttttattttgttcagacCCTTATTAGAGGTAAACAACAGACACACCTGTCtgtacaacacaatacaaccaAACAGCAACATAAACTGCTTCCTGCTTAAATGACAACAGAACAAACCCTCCATTaaactgttttaataaaaacagaattatAATATAAGTATAACATTACAACCAGAATCTCACCGTGCTGGAAAGTCTTCTTGTTAATCTTTGGAACTTTAGAGTTTAATTCATTCAGTGcagcattttaaatcaaaaagtCAGAAGAACATATATATACGTTCTGAAGTAGTCAATTAGTAAAACTACATATTTTAAGTTgactttgattttatttgacctgaatgaaatgatttgttgtgTATATTACAGTCCAGctgtaatatttttttcagacttttttgATGGCTATTGGGACGTGAAGACGATTTCAACAAATTATTAACCCTACTTCAGCTGATTGAATTTGAATGGTCAAAAGTCACTGTGGCTTCATATgagttttgaaataaaatgtatgtagactgaaactgcactggctgGCAGAAGCATAcaacttatatataaacatacaagcatatatatatatgtttgtaaaTACACTGTGTTTACCTGCctcatgttcctgttgctgctgtgacaccTCAATTTCCTCTTCCCATAGAGATCCAGACACCTGTGTGTCTGGattacaaacaggcagattAAGTCAGTGATGTTATGTGTTCCCTGTCTGGAAAAGGGATTAGGTCCTTTTAGGATATTcaagctttttaaaatattgctTTAAAACATGTGTCAGTAAGTACAGATTCATTCTTTCACATTTCTGTACTGTCAGTGTATGTTGATAAAATTGACCCAATATATCTGGTGAATGTTGCTCTGTCAGTGTCATCCTCACTACGACCTTTAATCTGCTGAGATTCATTGTTGACTGAATTGAcctgaaatgagaaaatatgtgAACAGTAGATGTCTTTAACCGGTGGGCGGGTCCTGTCCACCCTGCCTGCccctgtcactctctctctgattgGATGATTCATGGGTCTGACAAGGGGGCTTAAAGACAGTGGGCTGATTAAAGTAGATtacgaggaggagagggggacagagtgtgtgtgctggcaTCACACTCTGGTCGCCACAGCGATGGCTTCGCCgtggaaacactgcagcatcctcctcctctctctcctcctccatctgcagtCGTCTACCTGCCTCGACCGGCCGCCCGCTGACAGGTAGGTGGAGACGAACAGAGGCAGAGATATGAAGCAGTTTGAAGATTAGAGTTGTTGTGTTTGACCTCTCCTGACTATCTAATCTTTGACTCCCGACACGTTCAGCTCAAAGATTATGGATGTGTTCCCATTGACCACCTGCCCTGTGTGggatttcattaatttattctttttcatttcttcaaaactgtgattttttaaatttattatgTGGTCGTTTGAGGAGCACAGGAAGAAGCGTCAGCCCAGCAAGAAACAATTCGTTGATAGACAGAAATCTAAATGACAACAATGAAGACAACTGAGTATTTGCAAAGAAGCGAAAAAGCCTTTGAAATGaggattttctgtgttttatatcaCAGCAGAACACAGAGACTGAAGCTTACGTGTATCAAAAAGCCAAAAGGAGCTAAATGAGCTGCTCACTGCCTGGAGCGAAAAGGAGAGTTCATTGCACTCAATCAGATTGACACAAACCAGTATTATTCCCAGTCGTGTCCTCGCAATTTCTTTCTACTGCCAATGTCCAGAGGTAAtgaggaaaatgttgttttcttagtaaagaggcagaaaacaaaaatgtggaggtgaaggtttgggatggaggtgaaggttttggatggaggtgaaggttttggatggaggtgaaggttTTGGATGGAGGTGAAGCACATCACAATATTTTCTCAACCCTGCTACCTGCAAAAGTGTTGAACTGGATTTGAAACACCAACCAAACAAGATGGTCATGAGACACAATCTGAGGTTTTTGCAGAATCCTTCAGTGTAGAAGTTCTTCTCTGACAATGACGTTGAGACAAACCAAACTTTAATGAGACGATAATGACGTGTCAACAGATGTTCAGGCTGTGTCATTTCTCACAGTGTGCAGCTGTTCGTGGAAAAATAGGGAGAAGCTGCAAAATCTCCTCTTGGCCGAGAGCCACCCCATCCTTCATgaccggtgtgtgtgtgaactctgATTGTATGATTATGTAATCAATTTGATCCCTCAATCCACAGTCCTGAGCTCTGACCCAGAAAACAAGAGGAGCTAAACCTTGTTTTGCAAAAGAAGTAATGAGGAACATTATCTTTTTGTATCAGTTATTTATTGactctcctgttgtttttttgtttacagagcTGCTGTCGCTCCAATCCATGGTTagtatctatatatctatctgtctatctatctatctatctatctatctatctatctatctatctatctatctatctatctatctatctatctacccatcattaaagttacattttgttatttcctCTGCAGATGAAGGGGTCACACACAGTGATGGAGGGATGTGGATGGAGGACACAGAGCAAACAATCAGACAAATGCTGCAGGTGAATTAGGTCTTCTACTAATTTTTGGGGATTAGAGGTGAACAATCAATGTAATACCCGcttaaaaataagaaagtgtTGTGATCGTGAAAGAAAGTTTCATTTCACTGCTTGTAGATCTGGGATTCATGAGTTGAGAAAAGAGAatgaaagggagaaagaaaagaaaggagtgAAGTAGGAAAGACAGAAGGTCTGATGAGGTTTGAGAGGGAAAACCTTTATTGTAACAAAGGTTGTGAATTCATGTGATTTTATTCTCACATGAAATATCAAACTTTCtgtctccagcctcctcctcagtcTCCACAGAGGAAGTTACTTCAGGTTCCAGGAGCTGCTCTACCCTTCCCTCCCCTCAAGGTGGCGTAATTCACTTCACACATGACTTACCTATATGTTCCCGGTCATGTCCTGGACCTGGTCCCTGCACGCAGACATGAAACTTATATCCATCTTCTCATGTGACGTCAATACGACAAAGAACAAAATGATTTCATGAAATGTCAGTTTCGCTTTAAGATGATCTGTGGGATCATCACATGTTTTTAGCGTCACTGTcctgtgagaaaaaaacatcttaactTTTCACGAGAAGATAAAGTTTTTAGCTTTGATACCATTAATTCACCATATTGGTGACGAGAGGTTTTTAAATATCTGATTTAGCAGGATCATTTTCTCAGCTCATCAGGTGTAAGGGTATGAAACAATGTACAAACTAGTAGAGTAAAACTAATCCCTCTGAAT encodes the following:
- the rps23 gene encoding 40S ribosomal protein S23, with the protein product MGKCRGLRTARKLRNHRREQKWHDKQYKKAHLGTALKANPFGGASHAKGIVLEKVGVEAKQPNSAIRKCVRVQLIKNGKKITAFVPNDGCLNFIEENDEVLVAGFGRKGHAVGDIPGVRFKVVKVANVSLLALYKGKKERPRS